The following proteins are encoded in a genomic region of Verrucomicrobiales bacterium:
- a CDS encoding DUF1080 domain-containing protein, with translation MRIPRSLFAWALVIVSMSSALPSVAADSSSKRGWQNLFDGKTTAGWRGFKKPGFPDKGWRVESGALVHASKGGGGDIISEQKFQEFDLRWEWKVADGANSGLKYFIIEERGSAIGHEYQMIDDALHPDARTGPLHQTAAFYDVLPPHKPAVKPAGEWNRSRILVKGNRVEHYLNGKLALRYEMGSPEVVEGVAKSKFKKVEGFGKPVLGHILLQDHSDEVWFRNIRIKDLAPRR, from the coding sequence ATGCGCATTCCCCGTTCTCTGTTCGCCTGGGCTCTAGTCATTGTGAGCATGTCTTCAGCGTTGCCGTCGGTGGCTGCGGATTCCTCGTCCAAGCGAGGGTGGCAGAACCTCTTTGATGGCAAAACGACCGCCGGGTGGCGTGGGTTCAAAAAGCCCGGCTTCCCCGACAAGGGTTGGCGAGTGGAGTCCGGCGCCCTGGTGCATGCCAGCAAAGGTGGGGGTGGCGACATCATCAGCGAACAAAAGTTCCAGGAATTCGACCTGCGCTGGGAATGGAAGGTGGCCGACGGTGCCAACAGCGGGCTAAAATACTTCATCATTGAGGAGCGCGGCTCGGCAATAGGCCATGAGTATCAGATGATTGATGATGCGCTTCACCCGGATGCCAGGACGGGGCCGTTGCACCAGACGGCTGCCTTCTATGATGTGTTGCCTCCCCATAAGCCGGCGGTCAAACCGGCGGGGGAGTGGAATCGATCCCGGATCCTGGTGAAGGGCAATCGCGTGGAGCACTATCTGAACGGGAAGCTCGCCCTGCGTTATGAGATGGGCAGTCCGGAGGTGGTTGAAGGGGTGGCCAAAAGCAAGTTTAAGAAGGTGGAAGGATTCGGTAAGCCTGTTCTCGGCCACATTCTATTGCAGGACCACAGCGATGAGGTCTGGTTCCGGAATATCCGGATCAAAGATTTGGCCCCGCGACGGTAG
- a CDS encoding DUF1801 domain-containing protein, with protein MQSKAKTVGAYLKDQSPERRRVLQAIRKVILANLDRDFEEGMQYGMIGYYVPHRVFPPGYHCDPRQPLPFVALAAQKNYYSLYMMGLYVGTEEEAAFRKAWAATGKKLDMGKCCVRFKSLDDLPLELIGHQIARETAQSHIRRYQESLPAARPRPAQPGSKTPKPGRKPRLRNR; from the coding sequence ATGCAATCCAAAGCAAAGACCGTAGGAGCTTACCTCAAAGACCAATCACCGGAGCGAAGACGGGTGCTGCAGGCGATTCGAAAAGTCATCCTCGCGAATCTGGATCGAGATTTCGAAGAGGGGATGCAATATGGCATGATTGGTTATTATGTGCCTCATCGGGTGTTTCCACCGGGATATCACTGCGATCCCCGTCAACCCCTGCCGTTCGTAGCGCTGGCCGCTCAAAAGAATTACTACTCCCTCTACATGATGGGGCTTTATGTCGGCACCGAGGAAGAGGCAGCCTTCCGCAAGGCCTGGGCGGCCACCGGAAAAAAGCTGGATATGGGCAAATGCTGCGTTCGGTTCAAGTCACTGGACGACCTGCCCCTCGAGCTTATCGGACACCAGATCGCCCGTGAGACCGCCCAGAGTCATATCCGGCGCTACCAGGAAAGCCTGCCGGCTGCCCGCCCTCGACCAGCCCAGCCGGGGTCCAAGACTCCCAAACCAGGCAGGAAGCCCCGACTCCGAAATCGGTAG
- a CDS encoding DJ-1/PfpI family protein, with product MPKKILIITDDAGESFEILYAQHRFKEEGWIPVIASTQKKRLNSVIHDFYPGWTTYVEKPGYLIESDIAISRVKSRDFAAILLIGGRAPEHLRHDAKLLQLVREFDDAGKWIFSICHGIQIVLAAGLGTGRTLTCYRNIRCEVEQCGGKWVDRESVRDDRLITSQTWESHPEFYRDIFNALRE from the coding sequence ATGCCAAAAAAGATCCTAATCATCACCGATGACGCTGGCGAATCGTTCGAGATTCTCTATGCCCAGCATCGGTTCAAAGAAGAGGGCTGGATCCCGGTCATTGCCTCGACCCAGAAAAAACGGCTCAACTCCGTCATCCATGATTTTTATCCCGGATGGACCACCTACGTCGAAAAGCCCGGCTATCTCATCGAGAGCGATATCGCCATCAGCCGAGTTAAATCCCGGGACTTCGCAGCCATCCTCCTCATCGGCGGCCGTGCGCCCGAGCATCTGCGCCATGATGCCAAGTTGCTGCAGCTGGTGCGCGAGTTCGATGATGCCGGCAAATGGATTTTTTCAATCTGCCACGGAATCCAGATTGTCCTGGCTGCGGGGTTGGGCACCGGACGCACCCTGACTTGCTACCGCAACATCCGCTGTGAGGTGGAACAGTGCGGAGGCAAATGGGTGGATCGCGAAAGCGTTCGCGACGACCGGCTCATTACCTCCCAAACCTGGGAAAGCCATCCGGAGTTCTACCGCGACATCTTCAACGCCCTGCGCGAATAG